A genomic window from Sphingobacterium sp. BN32 includes:
- a CDS encoding transposase, with amino-acid sequence MKKTRISESQIVSAIKQHESGKSTSDICRELGVHQATFYNWKKKYSGMDSQELRRMKELEEENRRLKQMYADLALDHKILKDVLSKKF; translated from the coding sequence ATGAAAAAGACAAGAATCAGCGAGAGCCAGATCGTTTCGGCGATCAAGCAACATGAATCAGGTAAATCCACTTCTGATATCTGCCGGGAGTTGGGTGTCCACCAAGCCACATTTTACAACTGGAAGAAGAAGTATTCCGGGATGGACAGCCAAGAGCTGCGACGTATGAAGGAACTTGAGGAAGAGAACCGCCGTCTCAAACAGATGTATGCGGACCTTGCCCTAGATCATAAGATCCTCAAGGACGTACTATCAAAAAAGTTCTGA
- a CDS encoding IS3 family transposase, producing MAAYVISTHRISISRACKIVNLPKSMYYYRNKKDDSETIAKLRELADRYPTEGQDLYYSRIRHEGLKWNYKRIRRVYQLLGMNRRRKTRRRLPARVKQPLSIPEKPLRTWSLDFMSDVLTNKRKFRTLNIIDDFNRRAIAIEVAHSMPASKVTYLLERIIKEQGKPSCFRTDNGPEFISREFRDWCAGKEIEIQYIQPGRPMQNAYIERFNRTFRESILDAYLFEDTLQVQILAEEWIQDYNYKRPHESLGGKTPMEYDALPAACYQ from the coding sequence ATGGCTGCTTATGTGATTTCGACGCACCGGATCAGCATCAGCAGGGCCTGCAAGATTGTCAATCTTCCCAAGTCAATGTATTATTACAGGAACAAGAAGGATGACAGCGAAACGATAGCGAAGCTCCGAGAGCTGGCCGATCGGTATCCAACCGAAGGACAGGACCTTTACTATTCACGGATCCGACACGAAGGACTGAAGTGGAATTACAAACGAATACGCAGGGTGTATCAACTCTTGGGGATGAACCGTCGCAGAAAGACCAGAAGACGACTTCCGGCCCGGGTAAAGCAACCATTGTCGATTCCAGAAAAGCCGCTTAGAACATGGTCTTTGGACTTCATGAGCGATGTACTGACCAATAAGCGCAAGTTCAGGACACTGAACATCATTGATGACTTTAACAGGCGGGCAATAGCTATTGAGGTTGCACATAGTATGCCAGCAAGCAAAGTAACCTATCTATTGGAGCGCATCATAAAAGAGCAGGGAAAACCTTCATGTTTCCGTACGGATAATGGTCCAGAATTTATCAGCAGGGAATTTCGAGATTGGTGTGCTGGCAAAGAAATAGAGATACAGTATATCCAACCAGGCAGGCCTATGCAAAACGCTTACATTGAACGTTTCAACCGCACATTTCGGGAAAGTATCCTCGATGCCTACCTCTTTGAAGACACTCTACAAGTACAGATACTTGCAGAAGAATGGATACAAGATTACAACTACAAAAGACCACACGAGTCATTGGGAGGGAAAACCCCAATGGAATACGATGCCCTGCCGGCGGCATGTTATCAATAG
- a CDS encoding porin family protein, with amino-acid sequence MKKFFSTMALVLAMTTGLLAQNNFGIRAGYNLANQFVREGDHSATTKVASRFHVTGYYDVRVSPGFSIQPGLSLEGKGAKSKIPEGTFIDKFLYLQVPVNFLGRVETRSGDFFYGGGPYLAYGVSAKVTSGRQGIDINWGSGVDELNPFDLGLGAMLGYRFMNGFVLSASSTAGLINISNTSTKYLNRVTSISVGYEFGRK; translated from the coding sequence ATGAAAAAATTCTTCTCAACGATGGCTTTGGTGTTAGCCATGACAACTGGCCTTTTGGCTCAAAACAATTTTGGAATCCGCGCGGGTTATAATTTAGCAAATCAGTTTGTACGTGAAGGAGACCATTCTGCCACTACCAAGGTGGCTTCCCGATTTCATGTCACAGGTTATTATGATGTCCGCGTATCTCCAGGTTTCTCCATACAGCCTGGGCTTTCATTGGAAGGTAAAGGGGCTAAGTCCAAGATTCCAGAAGGGACTTTCATCGACAAATTTCTTTATTTACAAGTACCAGTGAATTTCTTAGGCAGAGTGGAAACCCGGAGCGGGGATTTCTTTTACGGAGGGGGACCTTATTTAGCGTATGGCGTAAGTGCAAAAGTGACTAGCGGTAGACAAGGTATTGATATAAACTGGGGAAGCGGCGTAGACGAGCTTAATCCTTTCGACCTCGGTCTGGGCGCTATGCTCGGCTATAGATTTATGAATGGTTTCGTGCTGAGTGCGTCAAGTACGGCAGGTCTCATCAATATCTCCAATACAAGCACGAAATACTTAAATCGCGTAACCTCTATCAGCGTAGGCTACGAGTTTGGAAGAAAGTAG
- the scpB gene encoding SMC-Scp complex subunit ScpB, whose amino-acid sequence MKDILSNIEAIIFASAEGINLHDLRLVLQEALAIEITKEELDEFVGKIKQKYAAEDLVFELHMINEQYQFLTKAVYHPAINQLQLHKEKRKLSQAGLETLAIIAYRQPITKLEVEQIRGVNCDYTIQRLLDKGMISIVGKADSIGKPLLYATSFEFMQHFGLRSTKELPQLKDIVAEENSIGEIVE is encoded by the coding sequence TTGAAAGATATTCTATCAAATATTGAGGCCATCATTTTTGCATCCGCAGAGGGCATTAATCTTCATGATTTGCGCTTGGTGCTGCAGGAGGCTTTGGCAATAGAGATTACGAAGGAAGAACTTGACGAATTTGTTGGGAAAATAAAGCAAAAATATGCTGCGGAGGATCTGGTTTTCGAGTTGCATATGATCAATGAACAATATCAGTTTCTAACGAAAGCCGTCTATCATCCTGCGATTAACCAATTACAATTGCATAAGGAAAAAAGGAAGCTTTCGCAGGCTGGTCTTGAAACCTTAGCCATCATTGCTTATCGTCAGCCAATTACAAAATTAGAGGTCGAACAGATACGTGGTGTCAACTGTGATTATACCATTCAGCGCCTCCTAGATAAGGGCATGATCAGCATTGTTGGGAAAGCTGATTCTATCGGAAAACCGCTTCTATACGCCACAAGTTTCGAGTTTATGCAGCATTTTGGATTGCGGAGCACAAAAGAGCTTCCGCAACTGAAAGACATTGTGGCTGAGGAGAATAGCATTGGTGAAATTGTTGAATAA
- the mqnC gene encoding cyclic dehypoxanthinyl futalosine synthase: MNVNSLLERALNFEFLSKEEGVFLYHHAPTADLAFVANELRKIQVPSGKVTWQIDRNVNTTNVCIANCKFCNFFRRPGHDESYITDIETYKQKIEETFKYGGDQLLLQGGHHPDLGLAFYTDLFKKLKELYPTLKLHSLGPPEIAHVAKLENMSHLDVLTAMKEAGLDSLPGAGAEILNDRVRRLISKGKCGGQEWLDVMRAAHKINLPTSATMMFGHIETIEERFEHLVWIREVQDEKPEDHYGFIAFIPWPFQDDGTLLKRLRGITNNVTSDEYVRMIALSRIMLPNVKNIQASWLTVGKQTAQLCLHAGANDFGSIMIEENVVSAAGAPHRFTSKSIQDAIAEAGFEPQLRTQTYQYRELPVNMEEQVINY; the protein is encoded by the coding sequence ATGAATGTAAATAGCTTACTTGAACGCGCATTGAATTTTGAATTCCTCTCGAAAGAAGAGGGAGTTTTTCTCTATCACCATGCGCCTACGGCCGATTTAGCTTTCGTTGCGAATGAACTTCGTAAAATTCAAGTTCCTTCGGGCAAAGTCACTTGGCAAATCGATCGTAATGTAAACACGACGAATGTTTGTATTGCGAACTGCAAATTCTGTAATTTCTTCCGTAGACCGGGACACGACGAAAGTTATATCACGGATATAGAAACCTATAAGCAAAAAATAGAAGAGACTTTTAAATATGGTGGCGATCAGTTATTGCTACAAGGTGGGCACCATCCGGATTTAGGATTGGCGTTCTACACCGATTTATTTAAAAAACTGAAAGAGCTATACCCTACCCTGAAACTTCACTCTCTCGGTCCGCCAGAAATTGCTCATGTTGCTAAATTGGAAAACATGAGTCATTTAGATGTACTGACAGCAATGAAAGAGGCGGGGCTAGACTCATTACCGGGTGCTGGAGCGGAGATATTGAACGATCGCGTTCGCCGCTTGATTTCCAAAGGTAAGTGTGGCGGCCAGGAATGGTTAGACGTTATGCGTGCAGCGCATAAAATAAATCTACCGACATCTGCAACAATGATGTTCGGTCATATCGAAACTATAGAAGAACGTTTTGAGCATCTGGTATGGATCAGAGAGGTCCAGGATGAAAAACCGGAAGACCACTATGGTTTTATCGCCTTTATCCCATGGCCATTCCAAGACGATGGTACGCTGTTGAAGCGCCTTAGAGGGATTACGAACAATGTAACATCGGACGAATATGTGCGCATGATCGCGCTAAGTCGTATCATGCTACCAAACGTAAAAAATATTCAAGCTTCTTGGTTAACCGTTGGTAAGCAGACGGCACAGCTATGTCTGCATGCCGGTGCGAACGACTTTGGTTCTATTATGATTGAGGAGAATGTAGTTTCTGCTGCTGGTGCTCCGCATCGATTTACATCGAAATCTATTCAGGATGCAATCGCTGAGGCTGGTTTTGAACCTCAACTAAGAACGCAGACTTACCAATACCGTGAACTGCCGGTGAATATGGAAGAGCAAGTGATTAACTATTAA
- a CDS encoding SRPBCC domain-containing protein — MRQQTIHIERTYPIALADLWQAITNKENMKEWFFEIPNFTMEIGGEFEFYRHNKREDSLHHCQVLDVIPNELFKFTWRHPKQSKGTSIITWRLIPRGGATTLHLTHEGLENFHDAGEQFSQVRFENGWNYLLNESLNKYVDKLTVSNQ; from the coding sequence ATGCGCCAGCAAACTATTCACATTGAACGAACTTATCCTATCGCCCTAGCAGATTTATGGCAAGCCATCACCAATAAAGAAAATATGAAGGAATGGTTTTTTGAGATCCCCAATTTTACGATGGAAATTGGTGGTGAATTTGAATTTTACCGCCATAATAAGCGCGAAGATTCGCTTCATCACTGCCAGGTGCTCGATGTGATTCCGAATGAGCTTTTTAAGTTTACCTGGCGCCATCCCAAACAGAGCAAGGGTACTTCTATCATCACCTGGCGCTTGATTCCTCGCGGAGGTGCGACAACTTTGCACCTGACGCATGAAGGGCTTGAGAACTTCCACGACGCCGGTGAACAGTTCAGTCAGGTACGCTTTGAAAATGGTTGGAATTACCTGTTGAACGAATCACTCAATAAATATGTTGATAAGCTGACGGTTTCTAATCAATAG
- the dctA gene encoding C4-dicarboxylate transporter DctA: MKKILSSLYVQVILAIIIGILIGIFYPDFAVKMKPLGDGFIKLIKMVIAPLIFASIVIGIAGMKDVKKVGKIGLTAIIYFEIMTTIALLIGLVFVNWIQPGTGMNVNPSELDPTAVSEYVSKSKEHKTTMDFIISIIPDNVVAAVASDNLLQVLLFAVLFGVGLTKIGKKASEPVLNVLDSFLKGLFAVIKIIMYLAPIGAMGAMGFTIGKYGVEALSSLGLLMISFYLTCIIFIIFIIGAVLHFYVGVNIFKFLKYIKEEILIVLGTSSSESALPGIMKKLEDAGCSKPIVGLVIPTGYSFNLDGTCIYLTMAAVFISQALNMHLSLEQEITLLLVLLLTSKGAAGVTGSGFVTLAATLPVVGHIPVEAVGIVLGIDRFMSEARAITNLIGNGAATLVVAKYEKGLDKELLREKLG; encoded by the coding sequence ATGAAGAAGATCCTTTCGAGCTTGTACGTCCAAGTCATCCTCGCTATTATCATCGGTATTCTTATCGGTATTTTTTATCCAGATTTTGCAGTCAAGATGAAACCTCTAGGCGACGGTTTTATCAAACTAATCAAGATGGTCATTGCACCGCTGATTTTTGCGTCTATCGTAATCGGTATTGCCGGTATGAAAGATGTGAAGAAAGTTGGAAAGATTGGCCTCACAGCGATTATCTATTTCGAAATCATGACCACAATAGCCTTGCTCATTGGTTTAGTCTTTGTCAACTGGATTCAACCGGGTACCGGCATGAACGTTAACCCATCCGAACTGGATCCGACAGCGGTCTCCGAATATGTATCGAAATCTAAAGAACATAAAACGACGATGGATTTTATCATCAGCATTATTCCAGATAACGTCGTTGCTGCAGTTGCTTCTGATAATTTGCTGCAAGTGCTCTTGTTTGCTGTGTTATTCGGGGTAGGACTAACGAAAATAGGCAAGAAGGCCTCGGAGCCTGTATTGAATGTATTAGACTCCTTTCTAAAAGGGCTATTTGCAGTGATCAAAATCATCATGTATTTGGCGCCGATTGGTGCCATGGGGGCTATGGGCTTTACCATCGGTAAGTACGGTGTCGAAGCTCTATCCTCGCTCGGCTTATTGATGATCAGCTTTTACCTCACCTGTATTATATTTATCATATTCATTATCGGTGCTGTATTGCACTTCTACGTGGGCGTCAATATCTTCAAGTTTCTGAAATATATCAAAGAAGAGATTTTAATAGTATTAGGGACTTCATCATCCGAGTCAGCACTTCCTGGCATTATGAAAAAGTTGGAGGATGCGGGCTGTTCAAAGCCTATTGTCGGACTCGTTATCCCGACGGGTTACTCCTTTAATTTGGACGGGACCTGTATCTACCTCACAATGGCTGCGGTATTTATCTCGCAGGCTTTGAACATGCACTTGAGTTTAGAGCAAGAAATAACACTGCTTCTTGTGCTTTTGTTAACATCAAAGGGTGCCGCAGGTGTCACCGGAAGCGGTTTTGTCACATTGGCTGCGACCTTGCCCGTTGTCGGACATATACCCGTGGAGGCCGTCGGAATAGTACTTGGAATCGATCGATTTATGAGTGAAGCGCGTGCAATTACTAACCTGATTGGAAACGGTGCTGCAACACTTGTCGTGGCGAAATATGAAAAAGGCCTTGATAAAGAATTGTTGCGAGAAAAACTGGGCTAG
- a CDS encoding helix-turn-helix transcriptional regulator produces the protein MMTVHALLSPIKLETFSEYYFLLKTEVPEESTAESIISQASLSADLPYFGSDPIIRQLRTDGLVIHDYRLQLWEDSVLKIAAMDDCVVMNFLFKAEKEDHVETNEISGCAYGRHNLQYSADFVEEYLLRRNCEYDSFCIFMSKDFYFRLIGKTNSLCNEFAQRVKGGISASLSPNYLPMNFEMDSIINKLRSCTRKGSFHRLCLEIKLQELLLLQFEQYHDMVEKSLPRQVLHEDDEKKIRIAQAILEECYNTPPTIRELARMVGVNEFKLKKGFKALVRCTIHDYVVKYRMEKANQMIRKQNMQMRDVAIELGYKNPSHFSAAFKKHFGFLPTGMIG, from the coding sequence ATGATGACAGTACATGCATTATTGAGCCCAATAAAACTTGAAACTTTTTCCGAATACTATTTTTTGCTGAAAACAGAAGTGCCGGAAGAATCTACTGCAGAGAGTATTATAAGTCAAGCTTCGTTATCAGCAGACCTTCCTTATTTTGGCAGTGACCCGATTATCAGACAACTCAGGACGGATGGACTCGTGATTCACGACTACAGGCTCCAACTTTGGGAAGATTCTGTTTTGAAAATCGCAGCTATGGACGATTGTGTGGTAATGAATTTCCTGTTCAAGGCCGAGAAAGAGGATCATGTAGAAACCAATGAGATATCAGGCTGTGCTTATGGCAGGCACAACCTACAATACAGTGCCGATTTTGTTGAAGAGTATCTGCTGCGCAGAAATTGTGAGTACGATTCTTTCTGCATTTTCATGAGCAAGGACTTCTATTTTAGACTTATCGGCAAGACAAACAGTTTATGTAATGAATTTGCGCAGCGAGTTAAAGGCGGTATCAGTGCCAGCCTGTCTCCAAACTATCTTCCGATGAATTTTGAAATGGATAGTATAATCAATAAACTAAGAAGCTGTACCCGCAAGGGTAGTTTTCACAGACTCTGCCTGGAAATTAAATTGCAGGAGTTGTTGCTATTGCAGTTCGAACAATATCATGACATGGTTGAAAAATCTCTTCCTCGGCAGGTATTGCATGAAGACGATGAAAAAAAGATCCGAATTGCCCAAGCAATTTTGGAAGAGTGCTACAATACTCCACCAACAATTAGGGAACTAGCACGGATGGTCGGTGTAAATGAGTTTAAGTTAAAGAAAGGGTTTAAAGCGCTTGTTCGGTGTACAATCCATGATTACGTTGTAAAGTACAGGATGGAAAAAGCAAACCAGATGATCAGGAAGCAAAATATGCAAATGCGCGATGTGGCTATTGAACTGGGATATAAAAACCCATCACATTTTTCTGCAGCATTCAAAAAGCATTTTGGTTTTCTGCCTACAGGAATGATCGGTTAA
- a CDS encoding TonB-dependent receptor, whose product MVAILSVCCFHFGAKAQTDKKDMRIEGYVTDNKGNVIEGVSLFLKGSPSEGIITDSNGFFSLLCKEGIHILVFSHSAYRQLEKEIDVRANEFGKRIYKITLVEKSVQLEEVAITGWTISTAPSLEAIKRQHKLIAGGTSVAVMTPEVQRLETIKDALKYEPGVVIQEFFGANDQPRLSIRGSGIQSNPQRRGVYLLQDGIPVNFADGSFIIGVMDPAISETVEVFKGANALRYGAATLGGAVNFNSHSGRYSRGIQLKTEGGSFGYGQGNVMMGDHWNKSDAFLSVSGSRQDGFRQHNRNKKLNIAGNYGYRFSGSIDSRLYVNYSYIIFDVPGPLTMAMLKEDPRQINRGIELPYYMGPNIERDRPEREAEVLRIANRTAFRLSSQTDLTVSAYYQLINDRFVFPIVLSTQRSTGNDAGISIQAVHRLEKGTFRAGFLESHGDIDRRGHINLNGMDSYMFSKDKLNAVNLSFYSEYHHRFSDRLHVIGNIQAVNNERNSEDVFPDPELRPWYSHFSHMYRYFHSFSQSLNQQYRAINPRVGAIYNAGSNRDFQIFGNVSASYEPPTFDELVGTKVTENINTSPKEFFAIKLDKQSATTAEIGTRYEGALFGWNISLYRSWIKDELLEIKDFVLGVKETKNYPNTIHQGIEFGAMAIPFQGLLKTNDKISVKAMYTYSDFYFSSGDYKGKKLAGVPAHYLTASIEYNNPGKLFFSLNAESQPTKSPIDHSNTVYQPAFTIFGMRAGVEGWRNFSFYVECKNMLNKYYASSYVISDQILLPAIPFPEFTVDNVAFFMPGQTRALYAGLTYKF is encoded by the coding sequence ATGGTTGCCATACTTAGTGTTTGCTGTTTCCATTTTGGAGCTAAGGCACAGACAGATAAAAAAGATATGAGGATAGAAGGCTATGTAACGGATAATAAAGGCAATGTAATCGAGGGGGTTTCGCTATTTCTGAAAGGATCGCCATCCGAGGGGATAATTACCGATTCCAATGGCTTTTTCTCCCTTTTGTGTAAGGAGGGGATTCATATTCTGGTTTTCAGCCACAGCGCTTATCGACAGTTGGAAAAGGAAATAGACGTACGGGCAAATGAATTTGGAAAACGAATTTACAAGATCACACTAGTCGAAAAGAGCGTACAGCTAGAAGAAGTGGCAATAACAGGATGGACTATTTCCACAGCGCCTTCTCTTGAAGCGATCAAACGGCAGCACAAGCTGATAGCAGGTGGAACCTCAGTTGCCGTGATGACTCCGGAGGTGCAACGCTTGGAAACCATTAAAGACGCATTAAAGTATGAACCCGGCGTCGTGATACAAGAATTCTTTGGAGCCAATGATCAACCAAGGTTAAGTATCCGCGGTTCCGGCATCCAGAGCAATCCGCAGCGACGAGGGGTTTACCTCTTACAGGATGGTATTCCGGTCAACTTTGCTGACGGTTCCTTTATCATCGGGGTTATGGATCCTGCCATTTCCGAAACGGTAGAAGTGTTCAAAGGTGCAAATGCGCTACGCTACGGAGCCGCTACATTGGGTGGTGCCGTCAATTTTAATTCCCACAGCGGTAGGTATTCGCGTGGAATACAGCTTAAAACTGAAGGAGGATCCTTCGGCTATGGACAAGGGAACGTAATGATGGGCGATCATTGGAACAAATCCGATGCTTTCCTTTCCGTATCGGGAAGCCGTCAGGATGGTTTCCGCCAACATAACCGTAACAAAAAGCTCAATATTGCAGGTAATTATGGTTATCGCTTTTCCGGAAGTATAGACAGCCGCCTATATGTAAATTATTCCTATATCATTTTTGATGTACCTGGGCCCTTGACCATGGCCATGCTGAAAGAAGATCCTAGACAGATCAACAGAGGAATTGAACTTCCTTACTACATGGGGCCGAATATAGAAAGGGATAGACCTGAACGCGAGGCAGAAGTATTGCGTATTGCTAACCGTACGGCCTTTCGCTTATCATCACAAACAGATTTGACAGTATCAGCCTATTACCAGCTGATTAATGACAGGTTTGTTTTTCCCATCGTATTATCCACACAACGTTCAACAGGAAATGATGCCGGTATAAGTATACAGGCAGTCCATCGCCTGGAGAAGGGAACCTTCAGGGCAGGCTTTTTAGAAAGCCATGGCGATATTGATCGCAGAGGGCATATTAATTTGAATGGGATGGACTCCTATATGTTCAGTAAGGATAAGCTGAATGCTGTCAACTTGAGTTTTTACAGCGAATATCATCACCGTTTTAGCGACAGATTGCACGTTATAGGAAACATACAAGCCGTAAACAATGAACGAAATAGTGAGGATGTATTTCCTGATCCGGAATTGCGCCCCTGGTACAGCCATTTTTCGCATATGTATCGTTATTTCCATTCGTTCAGCCAATCGCTGAATCAGCAGTACAGGGCTATCAACCCAAGGGTTGGAGCAATTTACAATGCTGGGAGCAATAGAGACTTCCAGATTTTCGGGAATGTGAGCGCCAGCTACGAACCTCCCACATTCGACGAGTTGGTCGGAACCAAAGTCACTGAGAACATCAATACCAGTCCTAAGGAATTCTTTGCCATAAAGTTGGATAAACAATCGGCAACCACTGCCGAGATTGGCACACGGTACGAAGGAGCACTTTTTGGATGGAATATTTCCCTCTATCGTTCCTGGATCAAAGATGAACTGTTAGAGATAAAGGATTTTGTGCTTGGCGTTAAAGAAACCAAGAACTATCCGAATACTATCCACCAAGGGATAGAGTTTGGAGCGATGGCCATTCCTTTTCAGGGACTTTTAAAGACAAATGATAAGATATCGGTGAAAGCCATGTACACCTACAGCGATTTCTATTTCAGCTCAGGGGATTACAAAGGCAAAAAACTCGCAGGTGTACCAGCTCATTACCTGACTGCATCGATCGAATATAATAATCCCGGCAAGCTGTTCTTTTCTTTAAATGCGGAGAGTCAACCAACGAAAAGCCCGATAGATCATAGCAATACCGTGTATCAGCCTGCTTTTACCATTTTCGGAATGAGGGCAGGAGTTGAGGGATGGAGGAATTTCTCTTTCTACGTAGAGTGCAAAAACATGTTGAATAAATATTATGCGTCAAGCTACGTGATCAGTGATCAGATACTGTTGCCCGCGATCCCATTTCCCGAATTTACGGTGGATAATGTGGCGTTTTTTATGCCGGGTCAAACACGAGCCTTATACGCTGGACTAACCTATAAATTCTAA
- a CDS encoding class I SAM-dependent methyltransferase has product MAIEEKLNEKQGHWILAKAGKKVLRPGGRELTMRLMNNMDINPSDDVVEFAPGLGFTANVACAKKPNSYTGVDNNKQASELASKNVNYHKMSMIIADASNTTLPDNYATKVYGEAMLTMQTLEHKKEIIREAARILKPGGFYGIHELGLQPDDISEEIKQSVYKDLSANIRVHARPLTAKEWCQLLTDEGFEIVKIDSNAMALLEPKRVLQDEGLFRTLKIMFNVLSNGDLRKRILQMRRTFSKHKEDINAVAIVARKKTAI; this is encoded by the coding sequence ATGGCAATAGAAGAAAAACTAAACGAAAAACAGGGTCACTGGATCCTTGCAAAAGCGGGCAAGAAGGTGCTACGCCCCGGAGGTCGAGAGCTGACCATGCGATTGATGAACAACATGGACATCAATCCGTCGGACGATGTTGTAGAATTTGCTCCTGGACTGGGGTTTACTGCAAACGTCGCTTGTGCCAAAAAGCCTAATAGTTATACAGGTGTAGACAACAATAAGCAAGCGTCCGAGCTGGCGAGCAAAAATGTCAATTACCATAAGATGTCCATGATCATTGCCGATGCCTCCAATACGACATTGCCGGACAACTATGCTACAAAAGTGTATGGAGAAGCCATGCTCACTATGCAAACCTTGGAGCATAAAAAGGAAATCATTCGTGAAGCTGCTCGTATCCTGAAACCGGGAGGTTTTTATGGTATTCATGAGCTTGGGCTGCAACCAGACGACATCAGCGAAGAGATCAAGCAAAGTGTTTATAAAGATCTAAGTGCAAATATCAGGGTTCACGCCCGCCCACTTACCGCCAAAGAGTGGTGCCAATTGCTAACAGATGAAGGGTTTGAGATCGTAAAAATAGACTCAAATGCTATGGCACTACTGGAACCAAAAAGGGTGCTGCAGGACGAAGGATTGTTCAGAACACTTAAAATCATGTTCAATGTGTTAAGCAACGGCGACCTGCGAAAACGGATACTGCAAATGCGCCGTACGTTTAGTAAGCACAAAGAGGATATTAATGCCGTGGCTATTGTTGCGCGTAAGAAAACAGCAATATGA
- a CDS encoding leucine-rich repeat domain-containing protein, translating into MSGILVFLALLLVSCEREEFPPNASFFVISDTDSRTLIYKGVKAGEFANAAEKADWKGVRKLIISGHVNNKDIGVIKRYLSEALNGDLREVDLQDAEIFEGQLINSPFTNKNLEHLTYPRKIKSTGNYVTTSSNAIDGAYWVREVIIPNEVEIIGAFIFESVSRRFWTTGSTQTVQVDLPYMSKEKYQLPNMVKEIGEFAYRYYPYEDLQLPESVEIIKRGCFTNTKLTSFTFPPKVTALPDECFLQSYNLKTIVLPAGLTSIGYFAFAGTKIEELILPDGVTQVGEGFLSAKRLKKIKWPKNLTKLGDRSMRQSSFENLHIPEQVTSLGESCFYESSTKRLWLHKNISELGRGFINGMDKLEEVHVAWTIPPENNQLFNDVLISPLGQQINKSHDFDKVKLYVPRGTAHTYRNAQGWKRFKQIIEE; encoded by the coding sequence ATGAGTGGCATATTGGTTTTTTTAGCTTTACTACTGGTTTCCTGTGAAAGGGAGGAGTTCCCTCCGAACGCCTCTTTTTTTGTCATTTCGGATACCGATAGCCGTACGCTGATTTATAAAGGTGTAAAGGCTGGAGAATTCGCTAATGCGGCTGAAAAAGCAGACTGGAAAGGCGTTCGCAAGTTGATTATAAGTGGGCATGTGAACAATAAAGACATCGGTGTCATAAAGCGTTATCTGTCTGAAGCATTAAATGGCGATTTAAGAGAGGTCGATTTACAGGATGCAGAGATCTTTGAAGGCCAACTGATCAATTCCCCATTTACGAATAAAAATCTGGAACATCTTACCTATCCGCGAAAGATAAAAAGTACGGGTAACTATGTGACAACAAGTTCGAATGCAATCGACGGCGCATACTGGGTTCGGGAGGTAATTATTCCGAATGAAGTAGAAATTATCGGTGCATTTATATTTGAATCGGTAAGCAGGCGTTTTTGGACAACAGGAAGTACGCAGACAGTTCAGGTTGATCTGCCCTATATGAGCAAAGAAAAATATCAATTGCCCAATATGGTAAAAGAAATTGGTGAATTTGCCTACAGGTATTATCCCTATGAAGATTTGCAGTTGCCGGAATCTGTGGAGATTATAAAACGTGGATGTTTTACGAATACTAAATTGACCAGTTTTACCTTTCCTCCAAAGGTAACGGCATTGCCCGATGAATGCTTTTTGCAGAGCTACAATCTAAAAACTATTGTTTTACCTGCAGGTTTAACATCGATAGGTTATTTCGCCTTCGCCGGGACAAAAATCGAGGAACTTATATTGCCCGATGGCGTTACGCAGGTAGGCGAAGGCTTTCTTTCTGCAAAACGATTGAAGAAGATTAAATGGCCTAAGAACCTAACAAAATTAGGAGATCGCAGTATGCGACAAAGCAGTTTTGAAAATCTGCATATTCCCGAACAAGTTACATCACTTGGAGAAAGTTGTTTTTACGAAAGTAGCACTAAGCGTTTATGGTTGCATAAAAACATTAGCGAGCTAGGGCGTGGTTTTATTAATGGCATGGATAAACTAGAGGAAGTGCATGTCGCCTGGACAATTCCTCCGGAAAACAACCAGCTCTTTAACGATGTGCTGATAAGCCCCCTAGGCCAACAAATTAATAAAAGCCACGATTTTGATAAGGTAAAACTCTATGTGCCTCGAGGTACTGCACATACGTATAGAAATGCACAGGGATGGAAAAGGTTCAAACAGATCATAGAAGAATAA